One genomic window of Halobacterium noricense includes the following:
- the hutI gene encoding imidazolonepropionase: MSEHLTVVYDAAEVVVGPNESESANGALETREDAAIAAIDGDVVTVGDSDAVTREYPRENADTAVDAGGQTVIPGFVDPHTHAVFAGDRSDEFAAKLRGKTYQEILAAGGGILRTVEAVRDASTEELAANLEAQLDLMLSHGTTTAEVKTGYGLDVDTERRLLDAIERAGTNHPVDVVGTFMGAHAVPDGQDTEDYVNEVVYEQLPVAANHPAAEFCDVFCEEGVFSVEQSRRVLEAGREHGLKPKIHAEEFTRLGGAQLAADLEAVSADHLLHADEDDAEALAEAGVVPVLLPGTAFSLGEDYADPEQFRAAGDDRSRSPVALATDLNPNCYSQSMGFAVALACNGMRMAPGDALVGATRDAALALDRDDGTGTLREGTAADVAVVDGPSHVHIPYNFGVNCVDTVLKDGVVVADDGRVVGRE, translated from the coding sequence ATGTCTGAGCACTTGACAGTCGTCTACGATGCCGCGGAGGTTGTCGTCGGCCCCAATGAATCCGAGAGTGCGAACGGCGCGCTTGAGACCCGCGAGGACGCCGCCATCGCCGCTATCGATGGCGACGTCGTGACGGTTGGGGATAGCGACGCGGTGACTCGCGAGTATCCCCGCGAGAACGCTGACACTGCTGTCGACGCTGGGGGACAGACCGTGATTCCGGGGTTTGTGGATCCGCACACGCACGCCGTCTTCGCGGGTGACCGCAGTGACGAGTTCGCGGCGAAGCTCCGTGGGAAGACCTACCAAGAGATTCTTGCGGCGGGTGGCGGCATCCTCCGGACCGTTGAGGCCGTCCGCGATGCAAGCACCGAGGAGCTTGCCGCGAACCTCGAGGCCCAGCTGGATCTGATGCTCTCGCACGGCACGACGACTGCGGAGGTCAAGACCGGCTACGGCCTCGATGTGGATACTGAGCGCCGGCTGTTGGACGCCATCGAGCGTGCGGGCACCAACCACCCGGTCGACGTTGTCGGGACGTTCATGGGTGCACACGCCGTTCCCGACGGCCAGGACACCGAGGACTACGTCAACGAGGTTGTCTATGAGCAGCTGCCGGTCGCCGCCAACCACCCGGCTGCGGAGTTCTGCGACGTGTTCTGCGAAGAGGGCGTGTTCTCCGTTGAGCAGTCTCGTCGTGTGCTGGAGGCAGGCCGCGAGCATGGCCTGAAGCCGAAAATTCATGCGGAGGAGTTCACGCGCCTCGGGGGCGCACAGCTTGCAGCCGACCTCGAGGCGGTGAGCGCGGACCACCTCCTGCACGCCGATGAGGACGACGCCGAAGCGCTCGCGGAAGCGGGCGTCGTACCTGTCCTGTTGCCGGGGACAGCGTTCTCGCTTGGCGAGGACTACGCCGACCCCGAACAGTTCCGGGCGGCAGGCGACGATCGGAGCAGGTCGCCGGTCGCGCTTGCAACCGACCTGAACCCGAACTGCTACAGCCAGAGCATGGGCTTCGCGGTCGCGCTCGCCTGCAACGGCATGCGGATGGCACCCGGAGACGCGCTCGTCGGCGCCACGCGGGATGCCGCGCTCGCGCTCGACCGCGACGACGGTACTGGCACGCTCCGTGAGGGCACGGCCGCCGACGTCGCGGTCGTGGACGGCCCGAGTCACGTCCACATCCCCTACAATTTTGGTGTGAACTGCGTCGACACTGTCCTCAAGGATGGCGTCGTCGTTGCCGACGACGGACGGGTGGTCGGCCGTGAGTGA
- the tenA gene encoding thiaminase II yields MGFTDDLETVAEPIWDAIASHPMVEALGNGTLDEAPFRYWVRQDYVYLIEYSRVFAHGAAKAPSLGRMGTFAELLDSTLNTEMDLHREYAATFDVSEAELAATEPSPTTQAYTDFLVRVAATDTFGDLVAALLPCMWGFNETGKRLAERSTPDDDRYAEWINMYAGEEFTELTEWCKTLMDDVAANATDADRERYRERFETSARYEYRFWDAAWRQEEWSL; encoded by the coding sequence ATGGGATTCACGGACGATTTGGAAACGGTAGCCGAACCAATCTGGGACGCCATCGCGTCACACCCGATGGTTGAAGCACTCGGGAACGGCACGCTCGACGAGGCGCCATTCCGGTATTGGGTCCGGCAGGACTACGTCTACCTGATTGAATACTCGCGCGTGTTCGCCCACGGGGCAGCGAAAGCACCTAGTCTCGGTCGGATGGGTACGTTTGCGGAACTCCTGGATTCGACGCTGAACACTGAAATGGACCTCCACCGCGAGTACGCCGCGACGTTCGACGTCTCGGAAGCAGAGCTGGCGGCGACCGAGCCATCGCCGACGACCCAGGCGTACACCGACTTTCTCGTACGGGTTGCAGCGACCGACACGTTCGGCGACCTGGTCGCGGCGCTTCTACCCTGTATGTGGGGATTCAACGAGACCGGCAAGCGACTCGCTGAACGCAGCACACCTGACGACGACCGGTACGCCGAGTGGATTAACATGTATGCTGGCGAGGAGTTCACTGAGCTGACCGAGTGGTGCAAGACCCTGATGGACGATGTCGCCGCGAACGCGACGGACGCAGACCGCGAGCGCTATCGCGAGCGCTTCGAAACGTCGGCCCGCTACGAATACCGATTCTGGGACGCCGCCTGGCGCCAGGAGGAGTGGTCGCTTTGA
- the hutG gene encoding formimidoylglutamase, which yields MFRNPEDWTAPSKDPNDEQFGDIVESTTIEDAGEYDAVLVGEPYDGAVIGRRGANEGPAAVKDALAGVKTHHFTAGPVASVGDVGDVVLVDDDVSVVQEEVTEAAAAVHDADTVPVFVGGDNSLSYANAAPLLEAGSLGVVSFDAHLDCREVRGEPTSGTPYRQLFDAGLDGLSVVGARHFETSTRYAEFVREQGGSVVTAEAVGADPEHALEDAFAALEGVDHLYVSVDIDVLDAAYPGASAPTPGGLQPRELFRLVREVARDPRVAGFEVVETAPPLDEDDRTVDTAARTIAHFLAGTHV from the coding sequence ATGTTCCGGAACCCCGAGGACTGGACGGCGCCCTCCAAAGATCCGAACGACGAGCAGTTCGGCGACATCGTGGAGTCAACGACCATCGAGGATGCCGGCGAGTACGACGCCGTGCTCGTCGGCGAGCCCTACGACGGCGCGGTCATCGGCCGCCGCGGCGCCAACGAGGGCCCCGCCGCGGTGAAGGACGCACTCGCCGGCGTGAAGACCCACCACTTCACGGCCGGACCGGTAGCGTCCGTGGGAGACGTCGGTGATGTCGTGCTCGTGGATGACGACGTGAGCGTCGTTCAGGAGGAGGTCACGGAAGCCGCTGCGGCAGTCCACGATGCCGACACGGTCCCCGTGTTCGTCGGCGGCGACAACTCGCTATCGTACGCGAACGCTGCGCCTCTCCTCGAGGCTGGCAGCCTTGGCGTCGTGAGCTTCGACGCCCACCTAGACTGTCGGGAGGTCCGTGGCGAACCGACGAGTGGGACGCCGTACCGCCAGCTCTTCGACGCCGGCCTGGACGGCCTCTCGGTCGTGGGCGCGCGACACTTCGAGACGTCGACGCGGTACGCCGAGTTCGTCCGCGAGCAGGGCGGCAGCGTCGTCACCGCGGAGGCCGTGGGCGCGGACCCAGAGCACGCGCTTGAGGACGCGTTCGCTGCGCTTGAGGGCGTCGACCACCTCTATGTAAGCGTAGACATCGACGTCCTGGACGCCGCCTACCCGGGCGCGAGCGCGCCGACGCCGGGCGGCCTCCAGCCCCGCGAGCTGTTCCGTCTCGTCCGCGAGGTCGCCCGCGACCCCAGGGTCGCCGGCTTCGAGGTCGTAGAGACCGCGCCGCCACTCGACGAGGATGACCGCACCGTTGACACGGCGGCGCGAACCATCGCACACTTCCTGGCTGGAACTCATGTCTGA
- a CDS encoding YjiH family protein gives MSTQPEQQTWTVDVEPDARTLDEIDLQSFDVRHVAKFVVAFAIGAFFFLLPVPWQGEFTVPFDIVVSRITATFPDAVGVYSMAIIVAGGLLTTVAELDDRGAIDVSVDASYWESSTVFWALRVAGLLLAPVMFLKVGPGWLHGPNTGQFMWSTLVYSVGVIIPIGAIFITIFVELGGLEFVGTLARPLMRPLFKLPGRAALDSLASWVGSYSVGLYVTRNVFERGGYHKRDVFTIATCFSTVSIGFVGVVAATLNMLDLFPVIFLAYFLCVAICGVILVRIPPISNVPEEYIDEPDPERPFEGSGFDYLRFAVNEAVEKAEEGETFLEAAWRGFVDGFKLTSLILGTILAVGLAATLLSAHTPVFDYLGAPLVPVVGALGIPNAETVAPATIVGITEMYVPVLLVTETAPKARFFIAVLSVSQLIFFSSVGPMVMDMFSDVPVRFRDLVALFAMRTVILVPVIAAMTHAVAALGLL, from the coding sequence ATGAGCACTCAACCAGAGCAGCAGACCTGGACCGTGGACGTCGAACCCGACGCCCGGACGCTCGACGAGATTGACCTGCAGTCCTTCGACGTGCGCCACGTCGCGAAGTTCGTCGTGGCATTCGCCATTGGCGCGTTCTTCTTCCTGTTGCCCGTGCCGTGGCAGGGCGAATTCACGGTGCCGTTCGACATTGTCGTCAGCCGAATTACGGCGACGTTCCCGGACGCTGTTGGCGTCTATTCGATGGCTATCATTGTCGCCGGCGGCCTCCTCACGACGGTCGCGGAACTCGACGATCGCGGCGCTATCGACGTCAGCGTCGATGCCTCCTATTGGGAGAGCTCGACCGTGTTCTGGGCGCTCCGGGTCGCTGGCCTCCTGCTCGCGCCTGTAATGTTCCTCAAGGTCGGCCCTGGCTGGCTCCACGGTCCCAACACTGGCCAGTTTATGTGGTCGACGCTGGTGTACAGCGTCGGCGTCATCATCCCCATCGGCGCCATCTTCATCACTATCTTCGTAGAGCTCGGCGGCCTCGAATTCGTCGGCACACTCGCCCGCCCGCTGATGCGGCCGCTGTTCAAGCTTCCGGGACGCGCAGCCCTCGACAGCCTCGCATCTTGGGTCGGCTCGTACAGCGTCGGCCTCTACGTCACGCGAAACGTCTTCGAACGCGGCGGTTACCACAAACGCGACGTCTTCACCATCGCGACGTGTTTCTCCACGGTGAGCATCGGGTTCGTCGGCGTCGTCGCCGCCACCCTGAACATGCTCGACCTCTTCCCCGTTATCTTCCTCGCGTACTTCCTCTGCGTCGCCATCTGTGGGGTCATCCTGGTGCGGATTCCGCCCATTAGCAACGTCCCCGAGGAGTACATCGACGAACCCGATCCCGAGCGCCCCTTCGAGGGGTCGGGCTTCGACTACCTCCGGTTCGCCGTCAACGAGGCTGTCGAGAAGGCTGAAGAAGGCGAGACGTTCCTCGAGGCCGCGTGGCGCGGGTTCGTCGACGGCTTCAAGCTCACCAGCCTTATTCTCGGAACTATCCTCGCAGTCGGCCTCGCGGCGACCTTGCTGTCGGCGCACACGCCGGTCTTCGACTACCTCGGTGCGCCCCTCGTCCCGGTCGTCGGCGCGCTCGGCATCCCGAACGCGGAGACCGTCGCTCCCGCCACCATTGTCGGTATCACGGAGATGTACGTGCCCGTCCTCCTCGTCACCGAGACCGCCCCGAAGGCTCGCTTTTTCATCGCGGTGCTGTCGGTCTCCCAGCTTATCTTCTTCTCCAGCGTCGGCCCGATGGTGATGGACATGTTCAGCGACGTGCCGGTCCGGTTCCGCGATCTCGTGGCGCTGTTCGCGATGCGCACCGTCATCCTCGTCCCGGTTATCGCCGCGATGACTCACGCGGTCGCCGCGCTCGGACTACTGTAA
- a CDS encoding helix-turn-helix domain-containing protein — translation MYEARFRVEDHGPYAAVTRDSDARIELWCNDHCDLLHVAESDDNALDRVASSVGVRDELSLGDDRVVITDDCLQRHEETVEWYLERHDCLLLPPLAYENGAKHCRVLALDPANLTGVYRDLSADHEVAVAEKHELATPAREAPVLSLDGILPSLTARQRDVLRTAHRNGYYEIPRETTTAELAERFDLDRRTVEEHLRRAENKILGALVDHGVV, via the coding sequence ATGTACGAAGCCAGGTTCCGCGTCGAGGACCACGGACCGTACGCCGCGGTCACCCGCGACTCCGACGCTCGCATCGAACTCTGGTGCAACGACCACTGCGACCTCCTGCACGTCGCCGAATCCGACGACAACGCACTCGACCGCGTCGCGTCGTCAGTCGGCGTCCGCGACGAACTCTCGCTAGGCGACGACCGCGTCGTCATCACCGACGACTGCCTGCAGCGCCACGAGGAGACCGTCGAGTGGTACCTCGAGCGCCATGACTGCCTACTGTTGCCACCGCTCGCGTACGAAAACGGCGCGAAACACTGCCGCGTGCTCGCGCTCGACCCCGCGAACCTCACTGGCGTCTACCGCGACCTGTCGGCCGACCACGAGGTCGCGGTCGCAGAGAAACACGAACTCGCGACGCCCGCCCGCGAGGCCCCCGTACTCTCTCTGGACGGCATCCTCCCCTCACTGACCGCCCGCCAACGGGACGTCCTGCGGACCGCCCACCGCAACGGCTACTACGAAATCCCCCGGGAAACCACGACCGCCGAACTCGCGGAGCGATTCGACCTCGACCGCCGTACCGTCGAAGAGCACCTGCGGCGCGCAGAAAACAAGATTCTCGGCGCGCTCGTCGACCACGGCGTCGTGTAG
- the hutU gene encoding urocanate hydratase, whose amino-acid sequence MPDAPDGDFNVGEPSEQWRDYQGAPTGTDIECEGWRQEAALRMLNNNLDPEVAEKPEDLVVYGGTGRAARSWDAYDTILTELRELDDEETLLVQSGKPVGVFETHERAPRVLIANSNLVGKWDNWDHFHELEAEGLIMYGQMTAGSWAYIGTQGIIQGTFETLAELAREHYPSSEGLRGKVVATGGLGGMGGAQPLAVTMNHGVCIAAEVDEDRIDRRIETGYCMEKTDDLDEAIRRAEEAAEAGEPYSVGVHVNAADMLEGMLDRGFVPDVVTDQTSAHDELEGYYPSGYTVEEADRLREDDPDRYVEAAMDTMERHVAAILELQDRGAVAFEYGNNIRGQVEDYRGDVTTSDGETHDPFDYPGFVPAYIRPLFCRGKGPFRWVALSGNPEDIHRTDEAVKELFPEKDALHRWIDLAQEQVQFQGLPSRVCWLGYQAGEDELTERARFALRINNLVADGEIDAPVVVTRDHLDAGSVASPNRETEAMQDGSDAVADWPILNALLNCAAGADIVSVHDGGGVGIGNALHANNHVVLDGSDLAAEKARRVFTTDPGMGVIRHADAGYEDAVEEAEHSGVRVPMSEDN is encoded by the coding sequence ATGCCAGACGCGCCAGATGGTGACTTCAACGTCGGCGAACCCTCCGAACAGTGGCGCGACTACCAGGGCGCGCCGACCGGCACCGACATCGAGTGCGAGGGATGGCGACAGGAGGCCGCCCTGCGCATGCTGAACAACAACCTCGACCCCGAGGTCGCCGAAAAACCCGAGGACCTCGTGGTGTACGGCGGCACCGGACGGGCCGCCCGAAGCTGGGACGCCTACGACACTATCCTCACGGAACTCCGCGAGCTCGACGACGAGGAGACACTACTCGTACAGTCCGGGAAGCCCGTCGGCGTCTTCGAGACTCACGAGCGAGCTCCGAGAGTCCTGATCGCGAACTCCAACCTCGTGGGCAAGTGGGACAACTGGGATCACTTCCACGAGCTCGAGGCGGAGGGCCTCATCATGTACGGCCAGATGACTGCGGGTTCGTGGGCGTACATCGGCACGCAGGGCATCATCCAGGGGACTTTTGAGACGCTCGCGGAACTCGCGCGCGAGCATTACCCCAGCAGCGAGGGGCTCCGCGGGAAGGTCGTCGCGACCGGTGGACTCGGCGGCATGGGCGGCGCACAGCCGCTCGCAGTGACGATGAACCACGGTGTCTGCATCGCCGCCGAGGTCGACGAGGACCGCATCGACCGCCGTATTGAGACCGGCTACTGCATGGAGAAGACCGACGACCTTGACGAGGCCATTCGGCGCGCTGAAGAAGCCGCTGAAGCCGGTGAGCCCTACTCGGTGGGCGTGCACGTGAACGCTGCGGACATGCTCGAAGGGATGCTTGACCGCGGGTTCGTGCCGGATGTGGTGACCGACCAGACGAGCGCCCACGACGAACTCGAGGGGTACTACCCGAGCGGTTACACCGTTGAGGAGGCCGACCGGTTGCGTGAGGACGACCCCGACCGGTACGTCGAGGCGGCGATGGACACGATGGAGCGCCACGTCGCCGCTATTCTCGAACTTCAGGACCGTGGCGCGGTCGCCTTCGAGTACGGGAACAACATCCGCGGCCAGGTTGAAGACTACCGCGGCGACGTCACCACGAGCGATGGCGAGACCCACGACCCCTTCGACTATCCGGGGTTCGTACCGGCGTACATCCGGCCGCTGTTCTGCCGCGGGAAAGGGCCATTCCGGTGGGTCGCGCTCTCCGGAAATCCCGAGGACATCCACCGCACCGACGAGGCCGTCAAGGAACTGTTCCCGGAGAAGGATGCGCTCCACCGCTGGATCGACCTCGCCCAGGAACAGGTCCAGTTCCAGGGCCTCCCGAGCAGAGTCTGCTGGCTGGGGTACCAAGCAGGGGAAGACGAACTAACCGAGCGCGCCAGGTTCGCGCTCCGCATCAACAACCTCGTCGCAGATGGCGAGATCGACGCCCCGGTAGTCGTCACACGGGACCACCTCGACGCGGGGTCGGTCGCCAGTCCGAACCGGGAAACGGAGGCGATGCAAGACGGCTCGGACGCGGTCGCGGACTGGCCCATCCTGAACGCGCTGTTGAACTGCGCAGCGGGCGCGGACATCGTAAGCGTCCACGATGGCGGCGGCGTCGGCATCGGGAATGCCCTCCACGCGAACAACCACGTCGTCCTCGACGGCAGCGACCTCGCCGCCGAGAAGGCCCGCCGCGTGTTCACCACCGACCCCGGGATGGGTGTGATTCGACACGCTGACGCCGGCTACGAGGACGCTGTCGAGGAAGCCGAACACTCAGGTGTCCGGGTGCCGATGAGCGAGGACAACTGA